One segment of Brassica napus cultivar Da-Ae chromosome C3, Da-Ae, whole genome shotgun sequence DNA contains the following:
- the LOC106405942 gene encoding probable carboxylesterase 12: MDSEIAFDYSPLLKIYKSGRIERLMGETAVPPSLNPENGVISKDVVYSPEDNLSARVYLPEKAADTDEKLPLLVYFHGGGFIIETAFSPTYHNFLTAAVSASDCIAVSVDYRRAPEHPLPISFDDSWTSLKWVFAHIAGSGPESWLNKHADFSKVFLAGDSAGANIAHHMAMRAAKEKLSPELSDSGIFGIILVHPYFWSKTPVDDKETTDAAVRSKIEAIWMMASPNNKDGVDDPWLNVVQSDSVDISGLGCGKVLVLVAEKDALVRQGWGYKAKLEKHGWKGKVELVESEGEEHVFHLTRPDCENALEAMKKFAGFIKGEM; this comes from the coding sequence ATGGATTCCGAGATCGCCTTCGACTACTCTCCATTGCTCAAAATCTACAAGAGTGGCCGCATCGAGCGCCTCATGGGAGAAACGGCCGTCCCACCGTCTTTAAACCCAGAAAACGGCGTCATTTCAAAGGACGTCGTTTATTCACCCGAAGACAACCTCTCCGCCCGCGTTTACCTCCCGGAGAAAGCTGCCGACACCGATGAGAAACTCCCTCTCCTCGTCTACTTCCACGGAGGAGGCTTCATCATCGAAACAGCTTTCTCACCGACTTACCACAATTTCCTCACGGCGGCCGTCTCTGCTTCCGACTGCATAGCGGTGTCGGTGGATTACCGGCGTGCACCGGAGCATCCGCTTCCGATCTCTTTCGATGACTCGTGGACGTCTCTCAAATGGGTATTCGCCCATATCGCCGGATCTGGACCGGAGAGCTGGTTAAACAAACACGCCGACTTCAGCAAAGTGTTCCTCGCCGGAGACAGCGCCGGCGCGAACATCGCTCATCACATGGCGATGAGAGCTGCGAAAGAGAAGCTCAGTCCCGAGTTAAGCGACTCAGGAATCTTCGGGATCATCTTGGTTCATCCTTACTTCTGGTCGAAAACACCCGTCGACGACAAGGAGACAACGGATGCTGCCGTGCGGTCCAAGATCGAAGCGATATGGATGATGGCTAGTCCCAACAACAAAGACGGAGTGGATGATCCGTGGCTCAACGTGGTTCAGTCAGACTCGGTGGATATCTCCGGGTTGGGTTGCGGGAAGGTTTTGGTGTTGGTGGCTGAGAAAGATGCGCTTGTGAGACAAGGTTGGGGTTACAAGGCGAAGCTTGAGAAGCACGGTTGGAAAGGGAAAGTGGAGTTGGTTGAGAGTGAAGGTGAAGAGCATGTGTTTCATTTGACGAGACCTGATTGTGAGAATGCTCTTGAAGCCATGAAGAAGTTCGCAGGGTTTATTAAGGGAGAGATGTAA
- the LOC125583096 gene encoding secreted RxLR effector protein 161-like, giving the protein MSDLGKLTYYLGIELTQGADGIHIKQEGYAQGILVKTKMESCNYTHVPMHTSLKVSKAEEEPEIDATSYRSIIGCLRYLLHTRPDLAFSVGVLSRYMQSPRESHGEAVKHLIRYIKGTTEYGLFFKRDGTTEITGYSDSSHNIDVDDGRSTTGFMFYLGTSPITWTSCKQPTVALSSCEAEFMAATEAAKQAIWLKELMVEIMNK; this is encoded by the coding sequence atgTCAGACCTTGGGAAGCTTACATACTATCTTGGTATAGAACTAACGCAAGGAGCTGATGGCATTCACATCAAACAAGAAGGATACGCACAAGGTATACTTGTCAAGACGAAGATGGAGTCATGTAACTATACTCATGTTCCGATGCACACGAGTTTGAAAGTATCAAAGGCAGAGGAGGAGCCTGAGATTGATGCAACATCGTATCGAAGCATCATAGGATGCTTAAGGTATCTTCTTCATACACGACCGGACTTGGCGTTTTCGGTTGGTGTATTAAGCAGATATATGCAGAGTCCAAGAGAGAGTCATGGAGAAGCAGTGAAGCATCTCATACGATACATAAAGGGCACTACAGAGTATGGTCTCTTCTTCAAACGGGATGGAACAACGGAGATTACAGGTTACAGTGACAGCAGCCATAACATAGACGTTGATGATGGAAGAAGCACTACAGGGTTTATGTTCTACCTAGGAACATCGCCGATCACGTGGACATCGTGCAAGCAACCCACAGTGGCACTCTCTTCATGTGAGGCGGAGTTCATGGCAGCTACGGAAGCTGCAAAACAAGCAATTTGGTTAAAGGAGTTGATGGTCGAGATCATGAACAAATAA